The Ectothiorhodospiraceae bacterium 2226 region CGGCCGGCGTGCACTGGCCCGAGAGCGCGCCGCGCCCGCGGGAGGCATTGCCGTTGGCGGGCCACACCTACGTGCTCACCGGGACCTTGGACAGTATGACGCGTGAGGAGGCCAAGGGGCGGCTGGAGGCGCTGGGCGCAAAGGTCGCGGGCAGCGTGTCGCGCAAGACCACCGCGGTTATCGCCGGGGCCGAGGCCGGTTCCAAACTCACCAAGGCCGAAGCACTGGGGGTGCCGGTGCTGGACGAGCAGGCCTTGCACGGGCTGCTGCGTGAGCATGAGGGTTGAGGGGTAGCACGGACACGGGGCGTCGCTGGTATCGGTAGTGCCCAAGCGAAACTCGTGCCTTACGTCTTGGATCCGGCGCGATGGTGATGCGCGTTGCGAGCGGTCACCAGAGGCGGTAACTGCAAGGCTTCGGTAGATCGGCAACGCACGGGGCGTGTGCCTAGCGCGGCGCGAGTATCCGGCGCCCAAAGGCGCAATGCGCTGCGCTTATTGCGACAACGTCTTGCGCCCTACCACTGAAAAGGGGCATGCGGCGCAAGCCGCATGCCCCCGGATCCGTAGACCGCGGTTACTCGGCCGACTCGATCTGCACCTCGGCGTTTTCGCGCAGCGACTCGATCCAGTTCTCGACGTGGCGCATGCGCGCGTTGTTGCGCAGGTCTTCTTCCACGGCCTCGAAGGGCGGCGGGGTGCTGGTGCGGGTGTCTTCCAGCCGCACGACGTGCCAGCCAAACTGCGTCTGCACCGGCTCGGTGGTGTGCGCACCGGGTTCGAGCTGACGCAGCGCCTCCGCGAAGGGCTCCACCATCTGCTCGGCGCTGAACCAGCCGAGGTCGCCGCCGGCGCTGGCGGAGGCATCCGCCGAGTGCTCCTGGGCCAGTTCGGCGAAGTCCGCGCCCTCGTTCAACTGCTCGATGAGCCCCTGCGCGGTTTCCTCGTCGGCCACCAGGATGTGGCTGGCGCGGTACTCGGTCTGATCGGCGGCGCCGACCTCTTCCTCATACAGCGCGCGCAGCTCCTCGTCCGAAGGGTTGTGGCCGAGCATCTGGTAACGCACCGCCGCATTGGCGAGCACGCTGATGCGGTAGTTCTGCATCTCGGCGGCAATCGCCGGATCGCGATGCAGCCCCTGATCCAACGCGGCCTGGTAGACCAACTGGCGGTCCACCATCTCCTGGAGCAGGCGCTCGCTCAGTTGCTCCCCGCGCTGCTCGGCGTAGCTCTCCAGCAGCGGCCGGGTGATGGGGACATTGTTCACGCGCGCCACCACTTCGCCTTCGGTGTAGGCGGTGTCGTCCGTTGCCGTGGCGGGATCGCCGTTGTTGCAGGCGGTGAGCGTCAGCAGGGCGGCGAGTGCGGCGATGCCGGCGAGGGTGTGTCGTGCGTACGTCATGTGTCGTCCTCGGGATGGGTGCCGGTCAAGGCAATACGTACTTGAAAGGCTTGATATCCACGCTGGCGTAGACGCCGGCATCGATGTAAGGGTCGGCGGAGGCCCACGCGTAGGCCGCATCCAGCGATTCGAACTCCGCCACGATGAGGCTGCCGATGAAGCCCGCCGGGCCCGGATCGGGGCTGTCGATCGCGGGCATGGGGCCAGCAAGCACCAACCGGCCTTCGGCCTTCAGCGCCTGCAGGCGCTCAAGATGGGCCGGGCGCGCCTGCTGGCGGGCCGGCAGGCTCTCTTCGACGTCGTGGCAGAAGATTGCGTAGAGCATGGTTGACCTTCTTTAGCGTGCGGAGCCGGTAGGGAGCGCGGCTAGTGGAGCGCGCCGCCGTCTTGGAAACGCCGGTGGTATTCGCTCATGACCTCGCGCACCGGCGCCGGATAGTCGAGCGCCTCCATCTGGCGCATGCCCTCTTCGAAGAAGCCCGGCGCGTCAGTGGGCAGCGCCTGGATCAGGTCGTCGAAGGCCTTGCGCATCAGGGCGGGGTCGTTGGCCCGCGTGGCGACGATGGCCCGGTTGAGGTGCAGGATACGCCAGGGGCGTGCCGGGTTGCTCTGGTCCAGATCCTGGCGGATCTCCTCGGCGGCGCCTGCGGCGATTTCGCCCATGACGGGCACGAGCTGCGCGAGCTGCCGGGGCTCCTGCGTCGCGTTGGCGGCGACGGCGAGCGCGTTCACGACCGGTTCGAGGTTGTTCAGGCGGCCGCCGCGGCGCACTCCCCACAGGGCGAGGGGGACGGCGAGTGCGTCGATGCGCGGGCGGGTGCTCGTGAGGTTCAGTTGTGCGGCCCACTGGCCCAGGTCATTGAGCAGGTCCAGCCCGTAGCCGATCAGCTGGGTCATGTCTTCCGGTTCGCTGCTGACCGAGGTGCGCGCGGCGGCGAAATCGCTCTCCAGGCGCGCGACGATCTGGACAAACTGGTCGATCGCCTCGGCCAGCAGTTCGGGCGTGACGACCTCCGCCTGCTCGGCCGTCGGCGCCTGGCGGTAGGCGTTCGCGACCTCCGCCGCCGCTGCCGTCAGGCCCTGGCACAAGGCATCGGTGCTGCTCGATCCGGTTTCCATCGCATCCTCTGCGCTATCGACAAAGGGCGCAGTCTAACACGGCCCCGGGTAGGGCTCAGGAGAACCAGCGCAGAAATGCCGCCGCGGCGAGGGCGAGCGCGCCCAGGCCCGCCAGCAGGTGCCAGGTGTGCCGGCGCCGCGGGGTCGTCCAGCGCGTGCCGCCCCGCAGGTACACGATGGCCGCGGTGAGGCCGCCGATCGTGCTGAGGATCTTGATCGCCAGCGCGCTCAAGGCGATGGCGCTCAAGTCGGGCAGGGTGCCGTAGGCAAGGTAGGACACCACGCCGAACAGTACGCCACTGGTGATCTGCACCGCCCAGCCGGTCAGCACCAGCCAGGCGAGGCTGCGCTGCACCGCCTCGGTCTGAGGCACCGGCCAAAGGGCGAATATCGCGCCGCCGACCACCGCCACCGCGCCGAAGTTGTGCGCGAGTTGGACCAGCGCGTAGGCGAGGTTCTCGAGTAGGTACAT contains the following coding sequences:
- a CDS encoding peptidylprolyl isomerase, whose protein sequence is MTYARHTLAGIAALAALLTLTACNNGDPATATDDTAYTEGEVVARVNNVPITRPLLESYAEQRGEQLSERLLQEMVDRQLVYQAALDQGLHRDPAIAAEMQNYRISVLANAAVRYQMLGHNPSDEELRALYEEEVGAADQTEYRASHILVADEETAQGLIEQLNEGADFAELAQEHSADASASAGGDLGWFSAEQMVEPFAEALRQLEPGAHTTEPVQTQFGWHVVRLEDTRTSTPPPFEAVEEDLRNNARMRHVENWIESLRENAEVQIESAE
- a CDS encoding YciI family protein; this translates as MLYAIFCHDVEESLPARQQARPAHLERLQALKAEGRLVLAGPMPAIDSPDPGPAGFIGSLIVAEFESLDAAYAWASADPYIDAGVYASVDIKPFKYVLP